One segment of Fusarium oxysporum f. sp. lycopersici 4287 chromosome 7, whole genome shotgun sequence DNA contains the following:
- a CDS encoding hypothetical protein (At least one base has a quality score < 10), giving the protein MTPLCDQGNTLALTRICSIDGYKKDDLGVALDNYLAENSTRFLANPELAGYFNSRSKAQGSPIKREVNREDALKVVRRRPSKAVEEVTPESDDASSPQATSTALVETPGRALSEVASRIALPATPADVALAVDRSTSIVRQRVSSLYEESGITEVSHATRDTLSTVTSILFCVAGWELWNVRREILSNVYAFTIPAISTFGTSDYPVYVPDMFLLLTSSFWSPALTWILTSVIIPSFAGYFFNLSATSPPPSRGRPRPSHADYVVDPLTFSIVKALVSFVVYGQGVNFGGLLNDLSIMRLENAIYGGYKGILTGTAVTAVVSIYDAVLRK; this is encoded by the exons ATGACCCCTCTATGCGATCAAGGAAACACTCTTGCGCTGACACGAATATGCAGTATCGACGGTTACAAGAAAGACGACCTTGGTGTGGCTCTTGATAACTACCTTGCTGAGAACTCAACGCGCTTTCTCGCCAACCCCGAGCTCGCTGGCTACTTCAACAGTCGCTCTAAGGCCCAAGGATCTCCAATCAAGAGAGAAGTGAACCGTGAAGATGCCCTGAAGGTAGTCCGAAGACGACCCTCCAAGGCCGTGGAAGAAGTAACCCCCGA AAGCGACGATGCCTCTTCTCCCCAAGCTACATCGACAGCACTCGTCGAGACTCCTGGTCGCGCTCTGTCCGAGGTCGCATCGCGCATTGCGCTTCCCGCCACGCCCGCTGATGTTGCTCTCGCTGTTGATCGCTCCACTAGCATTGTGCGCCAGCGCGTCTCGTCACTTTACGAGGAGAGTGGAATCACCGAGGTCAGTCATGCGACTCGCGACACTCTCAGTACCGTCACCAGCATCCTATTCTGTGTCGCGGGTTGGGAGCTATGGAACGTTCGGCGCGAAATTCTAAGCAATGTTTACGCGTTTACAATTCCCGCTATCAGCACATTCGGCACATCGGACTACCCTGTCTATGTTCCTGATATGTTCCTTCTTTTAACGTCTAGCTTCTGGTCTCCCGCCTTGACTTGGATACTGACCAGCGTCATCATCCCCTCTTTTGCTGGTTACTTCTTCAACCTGAGCGCGACAAGCCCCCCACCTTCGCGCGGACGTCCTCGCCCAAGCCATGCGGACTATGTCGTCGATCCCTTGACTTTTAGCATCGTCAAAGCCTTGGTTTCATTCGTTGTTTACGGCCAAGGCGTTAATTTTGGCGGTCTTTTGAACGATCTGTCTATAATGCGCCTCGAGAACGCCATATATGGCGGCTACAAGGGTATCCTGACTGGCACTGCTGTCACTGCCGTGGTCAGCATTTACGACGCCGTTCTGAGGAAGTAA
- a CDS encoding hypothetical protein (At least one base has a quality score < 10) translates to MKGVYAPHPIFLDRAWYPFSEIDAAFNAGRDHSTSGPGSPFDQLNEHNHKGTSWYFNSEFAGLMWRRWLGYAQLDGRGKHGGRANEGRERGGKTEEMNENSSGRLCLRGMLVHPIKFEHPSEKP, encoded by the coding sequence ATGAAGGGAGTGTACGCCCCACACCCAATCTTCCTTGACCGAGCCTGGTACCCTTTCAGTGAAATTGATGCAGCCTTCAACGCTGGTCGTGATCATTCGACATCTGGTCCTGGCAGTCCTTTTGACCAACTCAACGAGCATAATCACAAGGGCACCAGTTGGTACTTTAACAGCGAGTTCGCTGGTCTGATGTGGCGCCGATGGTTGGGCTATGCCCAGCTAGATGGCCGTGGCAAGCATGGAGGTCGTGCCAATGAGGGACGGGAGCGAGGTGGCAAGACAGAAGAGATGAACGAGAACAGCAGCGGCCGGTTATGTCTGCGTGGTATGCTGGTGCATCCCATCAAGTTTGAGCATCCTTCAGAGAAACCTTGA
- a CDS encoding hypothetical protein (At least one base has a quality score < 10) gives MQRRHSVTMAARNNNNSRGPSGRKIDPLLPYSIISEKTKKPRLRMRSLLGPCHARRVLTWLFGVAVLITLIFVKSRSSGYSVGKMSGTKTQQPIATATVLNTHGETVVMLTGDMDGDGKLETVPEGEYVTADEKKEVAAQLEKMPWLRFPHLDGYFHGLRTIVSKANLVPEYPNITDKAPMPSPTMSDHVPKPQKYIPYDHGSDVKTCYLDSKKSVPAPDLYAYNGVPQHMPDPAIGSYKLLGLRDDICFDRFSRYGPYGLGYSRAQGGLDTGLDTEASGNEHVWAETGKINYIDVNWADAQEDCYKANKHRFKQVNPDTQELSETSDKKGRIAVVVRTYTGFKWTELAVLNFRALISELSLRSGGDTRFTS, from the exons ATGCAGCGGCGCCATTCAGTCACCATGGCCGCCCGCAACAACAATAATTCGCGAGGCCCATCGGGCAGGAAGATcgatcctcttctcccctaTTCCATCATTTCAGAAAAAACGAAGAAACCCAGACTTCGTATGCGATCACTTCTGGGCCCCTGCCATGCCCGAAGGGTGTTGACCTGGCTTTTTGGCGTGGCTGTGCTCATCACCCTGATTTTTGTAAAATCCCGAAGTTCTGGCTACAGTGTTGGAAAGATGAGCGGCACCAAGACTCAGCAACCCATTGCGACCGCTACCGTCTTGAACACACACGGCGAAACTGTTGTAATGCTCACCGGTGATATGGATGGTGATGGAAAGCTCGAAACCGTTCCTGAAGGCGAATATGTTACTGCtgatgaaaagaaagaagtTGCTGCGCAACTTGAGAAGATGCCTTGGTTGAGATTTCCTCA CCTCGACGGGTACTTCCACGGTCTTCGTACTATTGTCAGCAAAGCCAACCTTGTCCCCGAATATCCCAATATCACTGATAAGGCTCCGATGCCCTCTCCCACTATGAGCGACCATGTGCCTAAGCCTCAGAAGTACATTCCTTATGACCATGGCAGTGATGTCAAGACCTGCTATCTCGATTCCAAGAAGTCGGTACCTGCTCCTGATCTGTATGCTTACAATGGCGTTCCTCAGCACATGCCGGATCCCGCTATCGGTTCGTACAAGCTCCTCGGACTCAGAGACGATATCTGTTTCGATCGTTTCAGTCGGTATGGACCTTACGGTCTGGGTTATAGCAGAGCCCAGGGCGGTCTAGATACTGGCTTGGACACTGAGGCTTCTGGTAACGAGCATGTTTGGGCAGAGACTGGGAAAATCAACTACATCGATGTCAACTGGGCAGATGCACAGGAAGACTGCTACAAAGCCAATAAGCATCGATTCAAGCAGGTCAACCCTGACACTCAAGAACTCTCGGAGACAAGCGACAAGAAGGGACGCATTGCTGTCGTCGTTCGAACATACACCGGCTTCAAGTGGACTGAACTAGCTGTGCTGAACTTCCGGGCGCTTATCAGTGAGCTTTCCCTGCGATCCGGTGGTGATACCAGGTTCACTTCCTGA
- a CDS encoding transcriptional coactivator HFI1/ADA1 → MPDIDPAALSRPSVSLSTPILSNKTLAGTISGAPKIAKSSQIIPARIDLEPLYTALKAAIGNEKWAIYKESTTEFLIGRLNQTEYSERIDPILAGPGDKEHLHNNLIAAIYGNVTREMPDQGLAPWVSANDKPAATTGTKPVSGDATERRLKGDVMQLPTRDRRRIKDLVQNDWDPHESISNIFADTRRKLSTVTDATPTVGGINNMNFDLEIRKRYAQPLAVESGEFPDINMISGRMLPSCYEAGLVNGHTVDAPQFLSVAVETFIKEVLTQVFSRTRSNGPGESGSAGFGVGTTWIQTHKYKRQLEYEEEAAIRGEISRDKSGLLPIESRAASERGPLGMSDLRLSLEMADTGMAQFPVLMTQVIYGYREGELENWDDYTWVCDQPPEAYTDEKHDSEANGGHVFELANGYPDAMDIDTEAWWEGAESQDADMLDGILDSCLAAGS, encoded by the exons ATGCCAGACATCGACCCCGCGGCTTTGAGCCGTCCATCCGTCAGCCTCTCGACGCCTATTTTATCCAACAAGACACTTGCTGGGACTATCTCTGGTGCGCCAAAGATAGCAAAGTCTAGTCAGATCATTCCTGCCCGAATTGATCTCGAACCGCTGTATACTGCGCTCAAGGCTGCCATTGGCAACGAGAAATGGGCAATATATAAAGAATCAACGACCGAGTTCCTGATAG GACGCTTAAATCAGACCGAATATTCTGAACGAATAGACCCTATCCTCGCAGGCCCAGGGGACAAGGAACACCTACACAATAATCTCATTGCTGCCATATACGGAAATGTTACTCGGGAGATGCCCGATCAAGGGCTGGCACCCTGGGTCAGCGCCAACGATAAGCCTGCGGCGACGACAGGGACCAAGCCAGTATCTGGGGATGCTACGGAGCGGAGGTTGAAGGGAGATGTAATGCAATTGCCAACCCGAGACCGCAGGCGCATCAAAGATTTGGTCCAGAACGAT TGGGATCCTCATGAGAGCATATCCAACATCTTTGCAGACACACGTCGCAAACTTTCTACAGTAACAGATGCCACCCCGACAGTAGGAGGCATAAACAACATGA ATTTCGACTTAGAAATTCGAAAACGTTATGCTCAACCTTTGGCGGTCGAATCTGGCGAATTCCCTGATATCAATATGATCTCCGGCCGAATGCTACCCTCTTGCTACGAGGCAGGACTGGTCAATGGGCACACAGTGGATGCTCCCCAGTTTCTGTCGGTGGCTGTGGAAACTTTTATCAAGGAGGTCCTTACGCAGGTCTTCAGCCGCACGAGGAGTAATGGGCCTGGCGAATCAGGTAGTGCTGGGTTTGGCGTCGGGACGACATGGATTCAAACGCACAAGTACAAGCGACAGCTGGAatacgaagaagaagcagcgaTACGAGGCGAAATCTCCAGAGACAAGAGCGGGCTTTTGCCGATTGAATCCAGGGCTGCGAGCGAAAGAGGCCCTTTGGGGATGTCCGATCTTCGTCTGTCCTTAGAGATGGCGGACACAGGCATGGCACAGTTCCCTGTGTTGATGACACAGGTTATATACGGATACCGGGAAGGGGAGCTGGAGAATTGGGATGACTATACCTGGGTGTGTGATCAACCACCTGAAGCCTATACAGACGAGAAACATGATTCAGAGGCAAACGGAGGACATGTTTTTGAGCTTGCGAATGGTTACCCTGATGCCATGGATATAGACACGGAAGCATGGTGGGAAGGTGCGGAAAGTCAGGATGCCGATATGCTGGATGGCATATTGGACTCGTGCCTTGCGGCAGGGTCTTGA
- a CDS encoding transcriptional coactivator HFI1/ADA1: MPDIDPAALSRPSVSLSTPILSNKTLAGTISGAPKIAKSSQIIPARIDLEPLYTALKAAIGNEKWAIYKESTTEFLIGRLNQTEYSERIDPILAGPGDKEHLHNNLIAAIYGNVTREMPDQGLAPWVSANDKPAATTGTKPVSGDATERRLKGDVMQLPTRDRRRIKDLVQNDVSVSMPPRIQLLTSNKWDPHESISNIFADTRRKLSTVTDATPTVGGINNMNFDLEIRKRYAQPLAVESGEFPDINMISGRMLPSCYEAGLVNGHTVDAPQFLSVAVETFIKEVLTQVFSRTRSNGPGESGSAGFGVGTTWIQTHKYKRQLEYEEEAAIRGEISRDKSGLLPIESRAASERGPLGMSDLRLSLEMADTGMAQFPVLMTQVIYGYREGELENWDDYTWVCDQPPEAYTDEKHDSEANGGHVFELANGYPDAMDIDTEAWWEGAESQDADMLDGILDSCLAAGS; the protein is encoded by the exons ATGCCAGACATCGACCCCGCGGCTTTGAGCCGTCCATCCGTCAGCCTCTCGACGCCTATTTTATCCAACAAGACACTTGCTGGGACTATCTCTGGTGCGCCAAAGATAGCAAAGTCTAGTCAGATCATTCCTGCCCGAATTGATCTCGAACCGCTGTATACTGCGCTCAAGGCTGCCATTGGCAACGAGAAATGGGCAATATATAAAGAATCAACGACCGAGTTCCTGATAG GACGCTTAAATCAGACCGAATATTCTGAACGAATAGACCCTATCCTCGCAGGCCCAGGGGACAAGGAACACCTACACAATAATCTCATTGCTGCCATATACGGAAATGTTACTCGGGAGATGCCCGATCAAGGGCTGGCACCCTGGGTCAGCGCCAACGATAAGCCTGCGGCGACGACAGGGACCAAGCCAGTATCTGGGGATGCTACGGAGCGGAGGTTGAAGGGAGATGTAATGCAATTGCCAACCCGAGACCGCAGGCGCATCAAAGATTTGGTCCAGAACGATGTCAGTGTCTCCATGCCGCCTCGTATCCAACTGCTGACCAGTAACAAGTGGGATCCTCATGAGAGCATATCCAACATCTTTGCAGACACACGTCGCAAACTTTCTACAGTAACAGATGCCACCCCGACAGTAGGAGGCATAAACAACATGA ATTTCGACTTAGAAATTCGAAAACGTTATGCTCAACCTTTGGCGGTCGAATCTGGCGAATTCCCTGATATCAATATGATCTCCGGCCGAATGCTACCCTCTTGCTACGAGGCAGGACTGGTCAATGGGCACACAGTGGATGCTCCCCAGTTTCTGTCGGTGGCTGTGGAAACTTTTATCAAGGAGGTCCTTACGCAGGTCTTCAGCCGCACGAGGAGTAATGGGCCTGGCGAATCAGGTAGTGCTGGGTTTGGCGTCGGGACGACATGGATTCAAACGCACAAGTACAAGCGACAGCTGGAatacgaagaagaagcagcgaTACGAGGCGAAATCTCCAGAGACAAGAGCGGGCTTTTGCCGATTGAATCCAGGGCTGCGAGCGAAAGAGGCCCTTTGGGGATGTCCGATCTTCGTCTGTCCTTAGAGATGGCGGACACAGGCATGGCACAGTTCCCTGTGTTGATGACACAGGTTATATACGGATACCGGGAAGGGGAGCTGGAGAATTGGGATGACTATACCTGGGTGTGTGATCAACCACCTGAAGCCTATACAGACGAGAAACATGATTCAGAGGCAAACGGAGGACATGTTTTTGAGCTTGCGAATGGTTACCCTGATGCCATGGATATAGACACGGAAGCATGGTGGGAAGGTGCGGAAAGTCAGGATGCCGATATGCTGGATGGCATATTGGACTCGTGCCTTGCGGCAGGGTCTTGA
- a CDS encoding transcriptional coactivator HFI1/ADA1, which translates to MPDQGLAPWVSANDKPAATTGTKPVSGDATERRLKGDVMQLPTRDRRRIKDLVQNDWDPHESISNIFADTRRKLSTVTDATPTVGGINNMNFDLEIRKRYAQPLAVESGEFPDINMISGRMLPSCYEAGLVNGHTVDAPQFLSVAVETFIKEVLTQVFSRTRSNGPGESGSAGFGVGTTWIQTHKYKRQLEYEEEAAIRGEISRDKSGLLPIESRAASERGPLGMSDLRLSLEMADTGMAQFPVLMTQVIYGYREGELENWDDYTWVCDQPPEAYTDEKHDSEANGGHVFELANGYPDAMDIDTEAWWEGAESQDADMLDGILDSCLAAGS; encoded by the exons ATGCCCGATCAAGGGCTGGCACCCTGGGTCAGCGCCAACGATAAGCCTGCGGCGACGACAGGGACCAAGCCAGTATCTGGGGATGCTACGGAGCGGAGGTTGAAGGGAGATGTAATGCAATTGCCAACCCGAGACCGCAGGCGCATCAAAGATTTGGTCCAGAACGAT TGGGATCCTCATGAGAGCATATCCAACATCTTTGCAGACACACGTCGCAAACTTTCTACAGTAACAGATGCCACCCCGACAGTAGGAGGCATAAACAACATGA ATTTCGACTTAGAAATTCGAAAACGTTATGCTCAACCTTTGGCGGTCGAATCTGGCGAATTCCCTGATATCAATATGATCTCCGGCCGAATGCTACCCTCTTGCTACGAGGCAGGACTGGTCAATGGGCACACAGTGGATGCTCCCCAGTTTCTGTCGGTGGCTGTGGAAACTTTTATCAAGGAGGTCCTTACGCAGGTCTTCAGCCGCACGAGGAGTAATGGGCCTGGCGAATCAGGTAGTGCTGGGTTTGGCGTCGGGACGACATGGATTCAAACGCACAAGTACAAGCGACAGCTGGAatacgaagaagaagcagcgaTACGAGGCGAAATCTCCAGAGACAAGAGCGGGCTTTTGCCGATTGAATCCAGGGCTGCGAGCGAAAGAGGCCCTTTGGGGATGTCCGATCTTCGTCTGTCCTTAGAGATGGCGGACACAGGCATGGCACAGTTCCCTGTGTTGATGACACAGGTTATATACGGATACCGGGAAGGGGAGCTGGAGAATTGGGATGACTATACCTGGGTGTGTGATCAACCACCTGAAGCCTATACAGACGAGAAACATGATTCAGAGGCAAACGGAGGACATGTTTTTGAGCTTGCGAATGGTTACCCTGATGCCATGGATATAGACACGGAAGCATGGTGGGAAGGTGCGGAAAGTCAGGATGCCGATATGCTGGATGGCATATTGGACTCGTGCCTTGCGGCAGGGTCTTGA
- a CDS encoding cAMP-dependent protein kinase regulatory subunit, with protein sequence MSGPFSSPFGENSNPFGTDRGKRTNTAIHAVAEEEENDTITSPTNPRFGSSPNSASMFSGPFGGGFGGDSSAEAPPPSRNLPNPDSYPAQYNFGRRTSVSAESLKPSADSYDNWSPPFHEKSADQLERLKRAIEGNFLFSHLEDEQSAQILGALVEKPIPAKGIKVISQGDAGDYFYVVEKGSFDVYVNPTGSLQPGPDGMGNQVGNIQAGGSFGELALMYNAPRAATVVSAESGCTVWALDRVTFRRILMESTFARRRMYESFLEEVPLLASLNPYERSKIADALETKKFAAGEVIINEGDPGHAFYLLESGEADAYIGQPDNKVRHYKKGDYFGELALLNDAPRAASIVATSPVKVGSLGKNAFQRLLGPVEGILRRTKYQGVATGVEEMDPLHTG encoded by the exons ATGTCTGGGCCCTTTTCCAGCCCCTTTGGGGAGAACAGCAACCCTTTTGGAACGGACAGGGGAAAGAGGACGAACACTGCAATCCATGCTGttgccgaagaagaggagaacGATACCATCACATCTCCTACAAACCCTCGATTTGGGTCTTCGCCAAACTCCGCCTCCATGTTCTCTGGCCCTTTCGGTGGTGGTTTTGGAGGAGACTCTTCAGCTGAGGCACCTCCTCCATCGCGTAACCTCCCAAACCCCGATAGCTACCCTGCTCAGTACAATTTTGGTCGCCGAACATCAGTTTCTGCCGAATCTCTGAAGCCAAGTGCTGATTCATATGACAATTGGTCACCGCCTTTTCACGAGAAGTCTGCGGACCAGCTTGAGCGTCTTAAACGTGCTATTGAAGGAAACTTCCTTTTCAGCCACCTCGAGGATGAACAGAGCGCTCAGATTCTGGGTGCTCTTGTTGAAAAGCCGATACCAGCTAAAGGTATCAAG GTTATTAGCCAGGGCGATGCGGGGGATTATTTTTATGTCGTCGAGAAGGGATCTTTCGACGTATATGTCAATCCTACTGGCTCGCTTCAACCCGGTCCGGATGGCATGGGTAACCAAGTCGGCAACATTCAGGCTGGTGGTTCGTTCGGAGAACTGGCACTGATGTACAATGCACCTCGAGCTGCGACTGTTGTCTCAGCTGAGTCCGGTTGCACTGTATGGGCACTCGATCGTGTTACCTTCCGCCGTATTCTTATGGAGTCGACCTTCGCTCGGAGACGCATGTATGAGAGCTTCCTTGAGGAAGTTCCACTTCTTGCAAGTTTGAACCCATACGAGCGCTCCAAAATTGCCGATGCCCTTGAAACAAAGAAATTTGCAGCAGGCGaggtcatcatcaacgaagGAGACCCCGGCCATGCATTCTACCTTCTGGAGAGTGGTGAAGCAGATGCCTACATTGGACAGCCTGACAACAAGGTTCGCCATTACAAGAAGGGTGATTACTTCGGCGAGCTTGCCCTGCTTAATGACGCCCCGCGAGCAGCTAGTATCGTTGCCACGTCTCCAGTCAAGGTTGGTAGCCTGGGTAAGAACGCTTTCCAGCGACTTCTGGGCCCTGTAGAGGGCATCTTACGAAGGACCAAGTATCAGGGTGTTGCAACCGGTGTCGAAGAGATGGATCCTCTCCACACCGGCTAA